From Haemorhous mexicanus isolate bHaeMex1 chromosome 1, bHaeMex1.pri, whole genome shotgun sequence, one genomic window encodes:
- the FERD3L gene encoding fer3-like protein: MSASLFPAHQGPGRLDELHGRAPQVPCPEGLLGTSVLDFVADLSLGNPQGVPGSGAGLGLCEITTGPHFGDRVLSLREGMVRGLPLAAFGNGDPEDEEEEEEERMRSASLLDRPRRKRVITYAQRQAANIRERKRMFNLNEAFDQLRKKVPTFAYEKRLSRIETLRLAIVYISFMTELLDGCSRQEAS, translated from the coding sequence ATGTCAGCCAGCCTTTTCCCAGCCCACCAGGGCCCGGGGCGGCTGGATGAGCTGCACGGCAGAGCCCCGCAAGTGCCCTGCCCggaggggctgctgggcaccTCGGTGCTGGATTTCGTGGCCGATCTCTCCCTGGGCAACCCCCAGGGAGTCCCCGGGTCTGGGGCGGGCCTGGGGCTCTGCGAGATCACCACCGGGCCTCACTTCGGGGACAGAGTCCTGTCGCTTCGGGAAGGGATGGTCCGAGGTTTGCCCCTGGCTGCTTTCGGAAATGGAGATCCCGAAGacgaagaagaagaggaagaggaaaggatgCGCAGCGCTTCCCTCCTGGACAGACCTAGGAGAAAACGGGTCATCACCTACGCCCAGCGCCAGGCTGCCAACATACgggagaggaagaggatgtTCAACCTCAACGAGGCTTTTGATCAGCTCAGGAAGAAGGTGCCCACCTTCGCCTACGAGAAGAGGCTCTCTCGGATAGAGACCTTGCGTCTGGCAATAGTGTACATCTCCTTCATGACTGAGCTCCTGGACGGATGCAGCAGACAGGAGGCGAGCTAG